The DNA region TCGCGACCCGGGATGTCCGGGTAGGCCGGATGGTGGAGCCCGCCCATGCCCGCGACGATCGCGCGCGCCGTGATCGGTCCCCGGTCGGTCTCCACGCGCCACAGGGCGCGCTCCGCGTCCCAGGTGGCGCCGGTGAAGGTCGTCCCGAGCTGGATCAGGGGCATCAGCCCGTTCCGCTCGGCGGTGTCCTGGAGGTAGGCCAGGATCTCCGGCTGCGGCGCGTACATCCGGCTCCAATCGGCCTTCGGGGCGAAGGACAGCGAGTAGAGGTGCGAGGGGATATCGCAGGCCGCCCCCGGGTAGGTGTTGTCGTGCCACGTGCCGCCGATGCCGTCGGCCTTCTCGATCACCCGGAGCGGGCCGATGCCCGCCTGCCGGCAGCGGATCGCCATCGCGAGCCCCGAGAAGCCGGCGCCGACGATCAGGACGGCCAGGGTCTCGGGCGCGGGCTCGGTCATCGCAGGGGGCTCCCGGAGGGGGCGTGGGGCGCGTGCGCCGTCAGGAAGGCCGCGGCGTCGTCGAGGGAGGTCTGCGCCTCCGGCAGCACGCCGGCGGCGAACTGCCAGGCGTGGGACACGACCGGGAAGAGCTTGAGCTCGGTCTCGACGCCGGCCGCGCGGGCCCGCTCGGCCATGCGCACGGAATCGTCGCGCAGGACCTCGCGGGCGCCGACGTGGAACAGCAGCGGCGGGAAGCCGGTCGGGTCTCCGTAGAGCGGTGAGACCCGCGGATCGGCGGGATCGGCGGCGGCGCCCAGGTACATCGGCCGGATCGCCGCGAGCGCCTGCGGGTCGAACATGGCGTCGCGCCACGCATTGGTCACCCGCGAGCCGTCCTCGGAGACGAAGTCCGTGGCCGGCGAGAACAGGGCCGCCGCCCAGGGCATCGGCAGGCCCCGCGCGCGGGCCTGGCCCATCAGCACGAGGGCGAGGTTGCCGCCGGCCGACTCGCCCGCCACGCAGGCGGCGCCCTCGGCGCTGAACGCCGCCCAGACGGCGGTCACGTCGTCGACCGCTGCGGGGAACGGGTGCTCGGGGGCGAGGCGGTAATCGGGCGCGAAGATCGTGAAGCCCCGGTTCGCCAGCGCGCCGGTGACGGGACGGTGCGTACGGGGCGAGCACGCGATGAAGCCGCCGCCGTGGATGTAGAGCATCCGCCGGCCGGGGCCCGCCTTCGGCCGGACCCACTCGCCCTTCACGCCGCCGACGATGCCCGGCTCGTAGGTGACGCCCTTGGGGTCGGGGAAGGTCGGCGCTTCGAAGATCCGGCGGAACGCGGCCGCGTCCCGCGCCCGGGACAGGGGGCCGCGGACCCGGCTGCGGACCATGTAGGCCCCGAGATACGCGCGCAGGCTCGCCATCTCAGAGCGTCCCGCCGGACAGGCGCACGATCGTCTTCCAGTAGCCCACCGGCATCAGCCGCTGGATCAGCGCGGCGTTCTTCGCGTCCTTGCCGACGACGATCCGGGGCGCCCGGGCCTCGATGCCGCGGATGATGGCGGCGGCCGCGTCGGCCGGCGCCAGGGTCAGGAGCTTGCCGAACGCCTCCCGCGCCTCCTCGTCCTCCACGGCCGCGCGCTTCGCCGCCTCCGGGTCGGTCGGCGGGCGCCGGCCGCGGGCGTTGCGGGAGATGGCGGTGGCGACGCCGCCCGGATGGACCACCGTCACCCCGAGGCCGGTGCCGGCATACTCGTGCCGCAGGGCCTCCGAGAAGCCGCGCACCCCGAACTTGCTGGTGCAGTAGGCGACCTGGCCCGGCGGCGCGATCAGGCCGAACAGGCTCGACAGGTTGACGATCTGCGCCGCAGGCCGGGCCCGCAGCATCGGCAGGAAGGCGTGGCACATCCGCACGACGGCGCGCAGGTTGATGTCGAGCAGCCACTCGAAATCGTCGAGATGCGTCACGTCGAACCGGCCGCCGAGGGCGACGCCCGCATTGTTGATCAGGAGGTCGAGATGCCCGGACCGCTCCGCGACCCAGCCGGGCAGCGCGCGGATGCCCTCGGCGTCGGTCAGGTCGAGGACGCGCGTCTCCATCGGGACGCCACGGATCTTCGCGGCGACGGCCGCGAGGCCGGTCTCGTCCCGGTCCACGAGGAGGAGGTTGCAGCCCTTCGCGGCGAGGCCCTCGGCCAGCGCCGCGCCGATGCCGCTCGCCGCGCCGGTGATCAGGGCCACCGCGCCCGCGAGTTGGAACCGCTGTGCCAAACCGCGCCTCCCCGTTCCGCCGATCTGCATCGGACTGTCCTCGGGGGATAGGCCCAGCCGGCCGGATTGTCTAGGGTGAACACCCTAGACGGGGACGGGATCATGTCGCGGGGCGAGGGTCGGAGGGGCGAACGCGAGGAGGTCGGCCTGGAGGCCGATCCCGCGGTCGCGTCTCCCG from Methylobacterium sp. NMS14P includes:
- a CDS encoding alpha/beta hydrolase → MASLRAYLGAYMVRSRVRGPLSRARDAAAFRRIFEAPTFPDPKGVTYEPGIVGGVKGEWVRPKAGPGRRMLYIHGGGFIACSPRTHRPVTGALANRGFTIFAPDYRLAPEHPFPAAVDDVTAVWAAFSAEGAACVAGESAGGNLALVLMGQARARGLPMPWAAALFSPATDFVSEDGSRVTNAWRDAMFDPQALAAIRPMYLGAAADPADPRVSPLYGDPTGFPPLLFHVGAREVLRDDSVRMAERARAAGVETELKLFPVVSHAWQFAAGVLPEAQTSLDDAAAFLTAHAPHAPSGSPLR
- a CDS encoding SDR family NAD(P)-dependent oxidoreductase, which gives rise to MAQRFQLAGAVALITGAASGIGAALAEGLAAKGCNLLLVDRDETGLAAVAAKIRGVPMETRVLDLTDAEGIRALPGWVAERSGHLDLLINNAGVALGGRFDVTHLDDFEWLLDINLRAVVRMCHAFLPMLRARPAAQIVNLSSLFGLIAPPGQVAYCTSKFGVRGFSEALRHEYAGTGLGVTVVHPGGVATAISRNARGRRPPTDPEAAKRAAVEDEEAREAFGKLLTLAPADAAAAIIRGIEARAPRIVVGKDAKNAALIQRLMPVGYWKTIVRLSGGTL